A region of Liolophura sinensis isolate JHLJ2023 chromosome 8, CUHK_Ljap_v2, whole genome shotgun sequence DNA encodes the following proteins:
- the LOC135472993 gene encoding ADAMTS-like protein 5 yields the protein MSSQAMISGCWYILPTLLLALPVFSQTGRSYRPRDHITVWSAWSWWSDCSRTCGQGVSRRSRDCLLWTGEKYLHTVLTYCKGRSLEYRLCTDKDCSPRDVDFRAYQCSLNNGRHFLLGTSYIWKPIVSADNPCDLTCKAEGYTLKQSFGYARDGTPCSDDHRSVCAGGNCRTVGCDNKLGSGLTFDNCRVCGGNNSSCAHVRKSVLPLKSRQSDFLGYYYIGQIPAESTNIEIRETSRNYVALLDSKGTFLLNGNSVADKFLRAEAAGSELTYSRHLDNQGEVIHITGPTSDPIFLLIKYKGENETVKYTYYTTDLRRGTPGHKNYVPEEPIVRATKSAPIKNQLRSFAGINGHALSDSNTVKSFQDAGSKIEKKRKVKTDKQKRKEAREAKLLQKLKAKEERKKAKEKPAFCKPCHRPHDRNKQFCSSAFVSRVQVTDYYHTKNETRYDVRIIKSYKNDIPLLSREYVWVPYKCRCPKLKIGKEYVIMGRTSIVKERQLRLTIDYKSYVRNYNQKIDNKLEYFRKKKKCQKRKWKNP from the exons ATGTCATCTCAGGCTATGATAAGCGGATGTTGGTACATACTTCCAACACTTCTCTTG GCACTTCCGGTTTTCAGTCAGACGGGACGTTCGTACCGACCACGTGACCACATTACTGTGTGGTCCGCCTGGTCATGGTGGTCTGACTGTTCGCGGACATGTGGTCAGGGGGTCAGTAGGCGATCACGTGACTGTCTGCTGTGGACAGGGGAGAAGTACCTCCACACGGTGCTCACATACTGCAAGGGGCGGAGTCTGGAGTACAGGCTGTGTACCGATAAG GACTGTTCTCCTCGAGACGTCGATTTCAGAGCGTACCAGTGTTCGCTTAACAACGGTCGTCATTTCCTGCTGGGGACATCCTATATTTGGAAGCCCATCGTAAGCG CCGACAATCCTTGTGACCTGACTTGTAAAGCGGAGGGATATACGCTTAAACAGAGTTTCGGTTATGCCAGAGACGGAACACCCTGTTCCGATGACCACAGATCAGTATGTGCTGGTGGAAATTGTCGA ACTGTGGGCTGTGACAACAAACTGGGATCCGGCTTGACATTTGACAACTGCCGAGTTTGTGGAGGAAACAACAGCTCCTGTGCACATGTCAGGAAGTCCGTATTGCCTCTGAAATCTCGACAGTCTG ATTTTCTGGGTTATTACTATATAGGCCAGATACCCGCAGAGTCCACCAACATCGAGATCAGAGAAACCAGCCGAAATTACGTAG ctcTTTTGGACTCTAAGGGTACTTTCTTGTTGAATGGGAACAGTGTGGCTGACAAATTTCTTAGAGCAGAGGCCGCTGGCTCGGAGCTGACGTATTCTCGTCACCTTGACAACCAGGGAGAGGTTATCCATATTACAGGGCCAACTTCAGATCCTATATTCTTACTG ATAAAGTACAAAGGGGAAAATGAAACTGTGAAATACACGTATTATACAACAGATTTGCGGCGCGGGACGCCAGGGCACAAGAATTATGTACCGGAAGAACCGATCGTCAGAGCAACAAAGTCTGCGCCAATCAAAAACCAGCTTCGCAGTTTTGCAGGAATAAATGGACATGCGCTGTCAGATAGCAACACTGTTAAGAGCTTTCAAGATGCGGGATCCAAAAttgagaagaaaagaaaagttaagacagacaaacagaagaGAAAGGAAGCCAGGGAGGCGAAACTTTTGCAAAAACTGAAGGCCAAGGAAGAGAGAAAGAAAGCCAAAGAAAAACCAG CATTTTGTAAGCCTTGTCACAGACCACATGACAGGAATAAACAGTTCTGCTCTAGTGCCTTCG TAAGTCGTGTACAAGTGACGGACTATTACCACACTAAGAACGAGACCCGTTATGACGTCCGCATCATTAAGTCGTACAAGAACGATATCCCACTACTATCCAGGGAGTACGTATGGGTGCCATACAAATGCCGCTGCCCTAAGCTGAAGATAGGCAAGGAATATGTTATCATGGGACGGACAAGCATTGTCAAGGAAAGACAACTGCGTCTTACCATAGACTACAAAAGTTACGTAAGGAACTACAACCAGAAAATCGACAACAAACTGGAATATTTTCGCAAGAAGAAGAAATGCCAGAAAAGAAAATGGAAGAACCCATGA